A part of Legionella sainthelensi genomic DNA contains:
- a CDS encoding glycosyltransferase family 4 protein: MKILVVSQYFWPETFIINELVQCLAAQGHQIEVVTGKPNYPEGNIFEGYNASGQSTELFHDIPIHRAPLSPRGKGGKKLMLNYLSFIVNGLYHFPRFIRGKEFDVVFVFVPSPITSVIPAIYLKWRLKAHLAVWVQDLWPESVQATGFIQNSFLLKIIGYVVKGIYAASDTLLVQSKTFPTLMKKYTSLEKVVYYPNSFLEPEASITHQDLPPYLLSELESYTCFVFAGNLGTAQALETIINAAEKISHLTQCKILLIGSGSMSDWLFLQITQRKIKNVLIPGRFPAAAMPIIFSKAAALLVSLKKDELFSYTIPSKIQAYLAAGRPILAALDGEGARIVTEAQAGLVSPAEDADALAKNMEKLYHMPVSEREKLGGAARDFFLEHFEMTTQSRRLIEILNNKIKKEVN; the protein is encoded by the coding sequence GTGAAAATTTTAGTCGTCTCACAATATTTTTGGCCTGAAACATTTATCATAAATGAATTAGTGCAGTGTCTTGCAGCACAAGGGCATCAAATAGAGGTCGTTACGGGAAAGCCCAATTACCCTGAAGGGAATATTTTTGAGGGTTATAATGCCTCAGGCCAATCCACGGAACTCTTTCATGACATTCCTATCCATCGTGCACCACTTTCTCCTCGAGGTAAAGGCGGTAAAAAATTAATGTTAAATTATTTATCTTTTATCGTGAATGGTCTTTATCATTTTCCTCGGTTTATAAGGGGAAAAGAGTTCGATGTTGTTTTTGTATTTGTACCTTCGCCAATTACTTCGGTAATCCCTGCTATTTATTTAAAATGGCGTTTAAAAGCTCATCTTGCTGTATGGGTACAGGATTTGTGGCCTGAAAGTGTTCAAGCTACAGGATTTATTCAAAATAGCTTTTTATTAAAGATCATTGGTTATGTTGTAAAAGGTATCTATGCTGCCTCTGATACTTTATTAGTACAATCAAAGACATTTCCTACGCTGATGAAAAAGTATACCTCGCTGGAAAAAGTGGTTTATTATCCTAATTCATTTTTAGAGCCAGAGGCATCCATCACTCATCAAGATCTGCCTCCATATCTATTATCAGAACTTGAGTCTTATACTTGTTTTGTATTTGCAGGTAACTTGGGGACAGCGCAAGCACTTGAGACAATTATTAATGCCGCGGAGAAAATTTCACATTTAACCCAATGTAAAATTCTTCTAATTGGTAGTGGCAGTATGAGCGATTGGTTGTTTCTTCAGATAACACAAAGAAAGATAAAAAATGTATTAATTCCTGGTCGATTTCCAGCAGCTGCAATGCCCATTATTTTTTCGAAAGCAGCTGCTCTTTTAGTCAGTTTAAAAAAAGATGAGCTCTTTTCGTATACTATACCCAGTAAAATTCAGGCTTATTTAGCTGCAGGACGACCTATTTTAGCGGCATTAGATGGAGAGGGGGCGCGTATTGTCACAGAGGCACAAGCAGGATTAGTTTCACCTGCCGAGGATGCTGATGCGCTAGCCAAAAATATGGAAAAATTATATCATATGCCTGTTTCAGAGCGAGAAAAGCTGGGAGGCGCAGCGAGAGATTTCTTCTTGGAGCATTTTGAAATGACAACGCAGAGTCGTCGACTCATTGAAATTCTGAATAATAAAATTAAAAAAGAGGTAAACTGA
- a CDS encoding dTDP-4-dehydrorhamnose reductase family protein translates to MFHTFNQQQKDFEVWGTLRSKEGLKYFPSAFHPFLISDIDVLNLDALCGVLEQVRPNVVINCIGLIKQLSSAKDPLSALPINAMLPHQLARLCQLAGVRLIHISTDCVFSGKRGFYTENDNSDAEDLYGKSKFIGEITESSNAITLRTSIIGHEFNSKTALVEWFLSQEIATKGYVNAIFSGLPTFELARVMRDYVIPKPELCGLYHVAAAPISKYELLSLIAEIYKKKISIIADEEIRIDRSLNGERFKNATGYDAPDWSQLIALMYESKSLYEDK, encoded by the coding sequence GTGTTTCATACGTTTAACCAGCAGCAGAAGGATTTTGAAGTTTGGGGTACTTTAAGAAGTAAAGAAGGTTTAAAATATTTTCCAAGCGCTTTTCACCCTTTCCTCATTTCTGATATCGATGTACTTAATTTAGATGCTTTATGCGGGGTTCTTGAGCAAGTTCGTCCTAATGTTGTCATTAATTGTATTGGATTAATTAAACAATTATCCAGTGCTAAGGATCCTTTATCGGCGTTGCCTATTAATGCAATGTTACCTCATCAATTAGCACGACTGTGTCAATTAGCAGGGGTAAGGTTGATTCATATTAGTACAGACTGCGTTTTTTCTGGGAAAAGAGGCTTTTACACTGAAAATGATAATTCAGATGCTGAAGACTTATATGGTAAATCAAAATTTATTGGTGAAATTACTGAAAGTTCAAATGCAATTACGCTGCGTACTTCAATAATAGGGCATGAATTCAACAGTAAAACCGCATTAGTAGAGTGGTTTCTTTCTCAGGAGATAGCGACTAAAGGATACGTAAATGCTATTTTTTCAGGATTGCCTACCTTCGAATTAGCACGAGTTATGCGTGATTACGTTATCCCTAAACCCGAACTGTGCGGACTATATCATGTTGCAGCGGCACCTATTAGTAAATATGAGTTGCTTTCTTTGATCGCAGAGATTTATAAGAAAAAAATAAGCATTATAGCGGATGAAGAAATTAGGATTGATCGTTCACTCAATGGCGAACGTTTTAAAAATGCAACCGGCTACGATGCTCCTGATTGGTCACAATTGATTGCGTTAATGTATGAATCAAAAAGTTTATATGAGGATAAATGA